A single Paenibacillus sp. FSL R5-0517 DNA region contains:
- a CDS encoding LysR family transcriptional regulator, translated as MDIRHLQYFLEVARQQSFTKAAEVLYITQPTISKTVKSLEEELGITLLDRYGKKVELTDAGHVFFRQALEIEKSFRNLSSELDDLMNLKKGHLRIGLPPMVGSSFFPMIIGEFHKAYPQVTIQLFEDGAKKVEADVISGALDIGVAVLPTVDELLDHFVFVKEKLNLLVHPSHPLAGKDSVALHELENDAFVLFREDFALHDRIIVACQHAGFQPRVVYESSQWDLLSAMVAANLGVALLPETICREVDHMRVRIIPVVEPVIPWQLGMIWRKDRYLSFATREWIGFTQSMLGE; from the coding sequence ATGGATATCCGCCATTTGCAATATTTTCTGGAAGTTGCCCGACAACAAAGCTTCACCAAAGCCGCTGAAGTGCTGTATATCACCCAGCCTACCATCAGCAAGACGGTCAAGAGTCTTGAAGAGGAATTGGGGATCACGCTACTGGACCGTTATGGAAAAAAGGTGGAATTAACCGATGCAGGCCATGTGTTTTTCCGCCAGGCGCTTGAGATTGAAAAATCATTCCGCAATCTGTCATCCGAACTGGACGACTTGATGAATCTGAAGAAAGGTCACCTGCGGATTGGCCTGCCGCCGATGGTGGGGTCCAGCTTTTTCCCCATGATCATTGGTGAATTCCACAAAGCCTACCCGCAGGTGACCATTCAGCTATTTGAGGATGGTGCCAAAAAAGTGGAGGCCGATGTGATTAGCGGTGCACTGGATATTGGTGTTGCCGTTCTGCCAACCGTGGACGAACTGTTGGATCATTTTGTTTTTGTGAAAGAGAAATTGAATCTGCTTGTACACCCTTCACATCCACTTGCGGGTAAAGATTCGGTTGCGCTGCATGAACTCGAAAACGACGCCTTTGTGCTGTTTCGGGAGGATTTTGCATTGCATGATCGGATTATTGTGGCCTGCCAGCATGCGGGGTTCCAGCCGAGGGTGGTGTATGAGAGCTCTCAGTGGGATCTGCTCAGCGCAATGGTTGCCGCCAATCTGGGTGTAGCCTTACTGCCGGAAACGATCTGTCGTGAGGTGGACCACATGCGCGTGCGCATTATACCCGTGGTGGAACCGGTGATTCCATGGCAGCTCGGCATGATCTGGCGGAAGGACCGTTATCTGTCTTTTGCCACGAGAGAATGGATCGGATTCACACAGTCGATGCTGGGTGAGTAA
- a CDS encoding LrgB family protein, which yields MIGFLCLLLTVGIYAVAKRMYRNLPKVYLSPLLITPLLVVGVLLATGTDYTTYSSGGKWLSLLLQPATVAFAVPLYTFFHVLKKHISEIVFSVMTGSVVAVLSSALLAKWLQLDSGLIHSLIPRSITTPIAMNVSATIGGIPAVTAVFVIMTGLLGVIMGPSIVKMLRIDGEIARGTLFGTGAHGTGTSKAFELSSLTGTISSISMVLAALFTLAVAPILSKLIFP from the coding sequence ATGATTGGATTCCTCTGCCTGTTGTTAACCGTCGGGATCTATGCGGTAGCCAAACGAATGTATCGCAACCTGCCAAAAGTGTATCTGTCTCCGTTGCTCATTACGCCGCTTCTTGTCGTTGGCGTATTGCTCGCAACCGGAACGGATTATACCACGTATAGCAGTGGTGGCAAATGGCTGAGTCTGTTGCTTCAACCGGCCACCGTGGCTTTTGCTGTACCGCTTTATACTTTTTTCCATGTACTCAAAAAACATATCTCCGAGATTGTCTTCAGTGTCATGACCGGATCGGTGGTTGCCGTGCTGTCTTCTGCCCTGCTTGCCAAATGGCTGCAACTGGATTCAGGACTGATCCATAGCTTGATCCCACGTTCTATCACCACCCCAATTGCCATGAACGTCTCCGCTACAATCGGCGGCATTCCTGCGGTGACAGCTGTTTTCGTTATTATGACCGGCCTGCTCGGGGTGATTATGGGACCTTCTATTGTTAAAATGCTGCGCATTGACGGTGAGATTGCACGAGGCACACTGTTTGGAACCGGTGCCCATGGCACAGGAACATCCAAAGCGTTTGAACTGAGTTCCCTGACAGGTACCATCTCCAGCATCTCCATGGTGCTCGCCGCATTATTCACTTTAGCCGTTGCACCGATCCTTTCCAAACTTATTTTCCCATAA
- a CDS encoding carbon-nitrogen hydrolase family protein, which yields MKLRVSAVQYQLHTISSFEQFAAQAEHYIRTANEYGTEFVLFPEFFTTQLMSIGDEQGNALTIEDLPNFTEQYEQLFTSLAAKYGMHVIGGTHVIRREGKLYNTAHLFYPDGRIARQDKIHITPTEVQEWNMAPGDGLEVFDTNKGRIAMLTCYDIEFPEIVRMAKAKGADVIFCPSCTDDRHGFYRVRYTSHARAVENQVYVVLTGTVGNLPTVDFMRANYGQAAIITPNDIPFPPRGILAEGEINNDMIVTADLDLDLLYEVRERGSVTTWRDRRTDLYTDWE from the coding sequence ATGAAACTGCGGGTATCCGCTGTACAATACCAATTGCACACAATCAGCTCGTTTGAGCAGTTCGCCGCTCAGGCGGAGCATTATATACGGACAGCGAATGAATACGGGACCGAATTTGTGCTGTTCCCAGAATTTTTTACAACGCAACTAATGTCCATTGGAGACGAACAAGGTAATGCATTGACCATTGAGGATCTGCCGAACTTTACGGAGCAATATGAACAACTGTTCACCTCACTTGCTGCCAAGTACGGTATGCATGTTATCGGGGGAACCCACGTCATTCGCCGTGAGGGAAAGCTGTATAATACAGCTCACCTGTTCTACCCGGATGGTCGCATCGCACGCCAGGACAAGATTCACATAACGCCAACTGAAGTGCAGGAATGGAATATGGCTCCCGGAGATGGACTTGAGGTGTTCGACACCAATAAAGGTCGTATTGCCATGCTGACCTGTTACGATATTGAGTTCCCGGAAATTGTACGCATGGCCAAAGCCAAAGGTGCTGACGTGATTTTCTGTCCTTCCTGTACGGACGATCGTCATGGATTCTACCGTGTGCGTTATACGAGTCATGCCCGCGCGGTGGAGAATCAGGTATATGTGGTGTTAACCGGAACGGTGGGTAACTTGCCGACGGTTGACTTCATGCGTGCCAACTATGGACAAGCCGCAATAATTACGCCGAATGATATCCCATTCCCGCCACGTGGCATTCTGGCGGAGGGTGAGATTAACAACGATATGATTGTGACCGCTGATCTGGATCTGGACTTGTTATATGAAGTGCGGGAACGTGGATCGGTAACGACCTGGCGTGACCGCCGTACTGATCTGTATACCGATTGGGAATAG
- a CDS encoding ATP-dependent DNA helicase, with the protein MTTTIRISVRPLVEYVYRSGSIRPGFRTNASMQEGTRIHQRVQKEYTEEDLKEIVLETEIQHGDLTYVVEGRCDGLIRLEGQLTVDEIKSTAGNLDDLGEGLPVHWAQAMMYAYMYAVQHDEPRMQVQLTYVHSVTHEERRFRRMAERQELEQFAAEVIAGYAPYAEMIAAYEEKRDISVRELPFPFRKYREGQRKLAGAVYKTIREGQGLMAKAPTGIGKTMSVLFPTVKAIGEGEANRLFYLTARTTTRVAAEEAFARMQSEGLKMHVISLTAKDKICFKEEEACDTGQCGMCEGYYDRINGAVLDMLEHETLMTRPVIEQYARKHRVCPFEFSLDAAYAADAVICDYNYIFDPRISLKRMLEEQKRKTVILVDEAHNLVDRGRTMFSAELEKAVFLDVKREFQSLDSSVPAAKAIVDYTGAIDKYLITLRQNGGDEGKIIQQEAPEELIERLEPFVMVAEQCLVEGGSGNAETDQLLLDAYFTAQNFLRIAKLYDERFITYAECVRSEVRVKLFCLDPSVLLRQTAKGFRSLIHFSATLSPLRYYRDMLGAEEEDYTLQIPSPFQREQLDVRLMPLSVRYKDREQSRRPIAEMLQQLVSEWPRSNLMVFFPSYPYMREIYDTYAQLASEADTVIQKQGMNELEREQFLDGFQPNPERTRLVFAVMGGVFSEGVDLPGDRLNGVVVVGAGLPQIGLENNVLRDYYDRTGRNGFNYAYIFPGMNKVLQAGGRLIRTEEDKGVLVLVDDRFIQEPYRSLLPEEWRDYKRI; encoded by the coding sequence ATGACAACAACAATTCGGATATCGGTAAGACCTTTGGTGGAGTATGTGTACCGCAGTGGCAGCATACGTCCGGGGTTCCGGACCAATGCCTCGATGCAGGAGGGGACTCGAATCCACCAACGTGTCCAGAAGGAGTATACCGAAGAGGATCTGAAAGAGATTGTGCTCGAAACTGAGATTCAACACGGGGATCTGACCTATGTGGTGGAAGGGCGCTGTGATGGCCTGATTCGGTTGGAGGGTCAATTGACGGTGGATGAGATCAAATCAACTGCGGGCAATCTGGATGATCTGGGAGAGGGTCTTCCAGTGCACTGGGCACAGGCCATGATGTATGCCTATATGTACGCTGTTCAGCATGATGAACCACGTATGCAAGTGCAGTTGACGTATGTGCATTCGGTAACCCATGAAGAAAGACGGTTTCGCCGAATGGCAGAAAGGCAGGAGCTGGAGCAGTTTGCAGCAGAAGTGATTGCCGGTTATGCGCCATATGCAGAGATGATTGCTGCATATGAAGAAAAGCGTGATATCAGTGTGCGAGAGTTGCCGTTTCCTTTTCGCAAATACCGGGAGGGGCAGCGGAAGTTGGCTGGAGCCGTGTACAAGACGATCCGTGAGGGTCAGGGATTGATGGCCAAAGCACCAACAGGTATTGGCAAAACCATGTCCGTGCTGTTCCCCACGGTCAAAGCGATTGGCGAAGGCGAAGCGAACCGATTGTTCTATCTGACCGCGAGGACGACGACACGGGTGGCGGCAGAAGAAGCTTTTGCCCGGATGCAATCGGAAGGATTGAAGATGCATGTGATCAGTCTGACCGCGAAGGACAAGATCTGTTTCAAGGAAGAGGAAGCTTGTGATACGGGGCAGTGTGGCATGTGCGAAGGATATTATGACCGTATTAATGGAGCCGTGCTGGACATGCTGGAACATGAGACGTTAATGACACGCCCGGTTATTGAGCAGTATGCGCGCAAACATCGGGTGTGTCCGTTTGAATTCTCACTGGATGCGGCGTATGCGGCCGATGCGGTGATCTGCGATTATAACTATATTTTTGATCCGCGGATATCTTTGAAAAGAATGTTGGAGGAGCAGAAACGCAAGACGGTGATACTGGTGGATGAGGCTCATAATCTGGTCGATCGTGGTCGAACGATGTTTTCCGCGGAGCTGGAGAAGGCAGTGTTCCTGGATGTGAAAAGGGAGTTCCAGTCGCTGGACAGCAGTGTGCCTGCTGCCAAAGCTATTGTTGACTACACCGGGGCCATTGATAAGTATCTGATTACCCTTCGCCAAAATGGTGGAGATGAGGGGAAAATCATTCAACAGGAGGCCCCGGAGGAACTGATTGAACGGTTGGAGCCTTTTGTCATGGTTGCGGAGCAATGTCTTGTTGAAGGTGGTTCGGGCAATGCCGAGACGGATCAGCTGCTGCTGGATGCTTACTTCACGGCACAGAATTTTTTGCGTATTGCCAAGCTGTACGATGAACGTTTTATCACATATGCTGAGTGCGTTCGAAGTGAAGTGCGAGTGAAGTTATTCTGTCTCGATCCTTCAGTGTTGCTTCGTCAGACGGCCAAAGGCTTTCGCTCCCTCATTCATTTCTCGGCAACCTTGTCACCTCTTCGCTATTATCGGGATATGCTGGGTGCAGAGGAAGAAGATTATACGTTGCAGATTCCCTCACCCTTTCAGCGTGAACAGCTGGATGTGAGACTCATGCCCTTATCTGTTCGTTATAAAGACCGGGAACAATCCCGGCGCCCCATTGCGGAGATGCTGCAACAGCTGGTAAGTGAATGGCCGCGCAGTAATCTGATGGTGTTCTTCCCGTCGTATCCTTATATGCGCGAGATCTATGACACCTATGCACAGCTTGCAAGTGAAGCGGATACGGTCATACAGAAGCAGGGCATGAACGAACTGGAACGGGAGCAGTTTCTGGATGGATTCCAGCCGAATCCTGAACGAACACGACTGGTGTTTGCCGTTATGGGTGGTGTATTCTCGGAGGGTGTCGATCTGCCGGGAGACCGCTTGAATGGCGTTGTGGTGGTAGGTGCGGGGCTGCCGCAGATTGGTTTGGAGAACAACGTATTACGTGATTATTATGATCGTACAGGACGCAACGGATTTAATTACGCTTATATTTTCCCGGGGATGAACAAGGTGCTGCAGGCGGGTGGACGGCTGATTCGAACGGAAGAAGACAAGGGCGTGTTGGTGCTGGTCGACGATCGTTTTATCCAAGAACCGTACCGTTCCCTGCTGCCCGAGGAGTGGCGGGACTATAAACGAATCTGA
- a CDS encoding CidA/LrgA family holin-like protein, translated as MKKWGLGIAQVALLMVFSLLMDLLARTLHLPVPGSILGMVVLFILLQTRVVKLRWIEVGAAWLLGELLLFFIPSAVGIMNYMPMLEHDGLQILFIVLLSTFLVMSCTGLVATRIAKRKERHIG; from the coding sequence GTGAAAAAATGGGGCCTTGGTATTGCACAGGTTGCGCTCTTAATGGTTTTTTCACTGCTTATGGACCTGCTGGCCCGTACTCTCCATCTTCCTGTACCGGGTTCGATTCTCGGTATGGTCGTGCTATTCATTCTGCTTCAGACTCGTGTCGTGAAGCTGCGCTGGATTGAAGTTGGAGCTGCATGGCTGCTCGGAGAACTACTGTTATTTTTCATCCCGTCAGCCGTTGGCATCATGAACTATATGCCCATGCTGGAGCATGACGGATTGCAGATTTTATTCATCGTACTACTTAGCACTTTCCTGGTCATGTCCTGCACAGGACTCGTTGCTACACGAATTGCGAAACGAAAGGAGCGTCACATTGGATGA
- a CDS encoding GNAT family N-acetyltransferase, with protein MYTKEMLITDPERKGKRVKAVVRNYVVADFEELIRIQAESFPPPYPEELLWSHEQLNSHVQHYPEGAICIEVDGELAGSMTSLRMQWDPAHPASHTWAEVTDDGYIRNHQSDGNTLYIVDLCVRPKYRKWGLAQLMMQAMYHLVIAQGIDRLLGAGRMPGYHLVADQLSAQEYLDQVAAGEKHDPVISFLLRCGRMPVGVTADYLDDEESCNYAALMEWRNPFR; from the coding sequence ATGTATACGAAAGAAATGCTGATCACCGACCCGGAGCGGAAGGGTAAAAGGGTAAAAGCGGTCGTCCGCAATTACGTTGTAGCCGACTTTGAGGAACTTATTCGTATTCAGGCGGAAAGTTTCCCTCCTCCTTATCCGGAAGAGCTGCTCTGGAGTCACGAGCAGCTCAACAGTCATGTGCAGCATTACCCGGAAGGGGCCATCTGCATTGAAGTGGATGGAGAATTGGCTGGATCGATGACCTCGCTGCGGATGCAGTGGGACCCTGCACATCCAGCGAGTCATACCTGGGCCGAAGTCACAGATGACGGCTATATTCGTAACCACCAGTCGGATGGCAACACGCTGTATATTGTTGATCTCTGTGTTCGTCCGAAGTATCGCAAGTGGGGACTGGCTCAGTTGATGATGCAGGCGATGTACCACCTGGTGATTGCACAGGGTATAGATCGGTTACTGGGTGCAGGCAGAATGCCAGGTTATCATCTGGTTGCAGATCAACTGTCTGCACAGGAATATCTGGATCAAGTGGCCGCGGGAGAGAAGCATGACCCGGTGATATCGTTCCTGCTGCGTTGTGGCCGCATGCCAGTTGGCGTGACCGCAGACTATCTGGATGACGAGGAGTCCTGCAATTATGCTGCCCTGATGGAGTGGCGAAATCCATTTCGATAA
- a CDS encoding antibiotic biosynthesis monooxygenase, protein MYIYLVPSPIPDALAAYPHLTLRSEEHVRLAIESAERLMNIESDDKVAAYEAFDAAGSWTGGGYAVLNNIPVTEDGRNDFEERFKNRARKVEDEPGFVGIRVLRPLKDDTYVVLTLWQSEEHFKGWQESQAYSHAHRNRSTSEGLTAQKPTMFPRPSYVTTYTIE, encoded by the coding sequence ATGTATATCTATTTGGTTCCTTCACCGATTCCGGATGCACTTGCTGCGTACCCGCATCTCACTTTGCGAAGCGAAGAGCATGTGCGTCTGGCGATTGAATCCGCAGAACGCCTGATGAATATTGAGTCTGATGATAAAGTAGCCGCATATGAAGCTTTCGATGCCGCAGGCTCCTGGACTGGCGGAGGTTACGCTGTTCTCAACAATATCCCTGTCACAGAGGACGGCCGTAATGATTTCGAAGAACGGTTCAAGAACCGTGCCCGCAAGGTAGAAGACGAGCCTGGTTTTGTCGGTATTCGTGTGCTTCGTCCTCTCAAGGATGATACGTATGTTGTACTTACACTGTGGCAGTCCGAGGAACATTTCAAAGGCTGGCAGGAATCCCAAGCCTATAGTCACGCTCACCGAAACCGCAGTACAAGCGAAGGGCTGACTGCACAGAAGCCCACCATGTTCCCCAGACCTTCTTACGTCACAACGTACACTATTGAATAA
- a CDS encoding LTA synthase family protein, whose amino-acid sequence MSRSSLTRFLSGPFIFFTIIMMIKSSLAWIVIFDDIPVWKPLLTELPLIWIGFCLIEWFAAKRRMWMYLAMNLLLSGIFFAAIMYYKYYGVIVNYHALAQVNQVTSVKSSMFSLLDPYYLFIFADVLIIGGILVRRRIKLGSTERPNRIPLERRARRRVASVILTLSLILCMLNIYPNRASMSELTQAEQMGILGYEAYTILDRPDELVPVAHIDQAAIDQLKQTTPLPAIVKQGAASGRNVIMLQMESFQNFLIGLEVDGQEITPNLNELARQSLYFPNFYQQVGQGNTSDAEFVVNTSFYTPPNGAATTVYADKALPSLPKLMAANGYQTATFHTNDVRFWNRDQLYKALGFDQYYDIDYFGTQDSIAFSASDEVLYSKTLDKLESMQSSGDPFYAHIISMSAHHPYTLPENKVKLTLPERYKDTLPGDYLISQHYADQAIGQLIAGLKERGLWENSLLVLYGDHLGLPIYSLDKQDRVIMKELYGREYTSADMINIPLMISAPGVTAGVQLEQIGGQVDILPTIAGLTGVSLEDQLHFGQDLLREGGNLLPERYYLPSGSVLNDASLFIPAKGYGDGTHYSLADAGRQDTGQEQKAVPSEETPQISAGKVPPAIFTSSNNEVSSSRFITKEQYDRALDLAHLSNSYLSQLPDRKTTQ is encoded by the coding sequence TTGTCACGCAGTTCACTCACCCGATTTCTAAGCGGACCTTTTATATTCTTTACCATCATCATGATGATCAAAAGCTCACTGGCCTGGATCGTTATCTTCGATGACATCCCTGTCTGGAAACCTCTGCTGACCGAATTGCCGCTCATCTGGATCGGCTTCTGTCTAATTGAGTGGTTTGCTGCCAAGCGGCGGATGTGGATGTACCTTGCCATGAATTTGCTGCTCTCAGGCATTTTCTTTGCAGCCATCATGTACTACAAATATTACGGTGTAATCGTTAACTATCACGCGCTGGCACAGGTGAATCAGGTGACTTCGGTCAAGAGCAGCATGTTCTCTTTGCTGGACCCCTATTATTTGTTTATTTTTGCAGACGTTCTGATCATTGGGGGAATACTCGTTCGTCGTCGGATCAAGCTCGGGAGTACAGAACGCCCGAATCGCATACCACTTGAACGACGCGCCAGAAGACGGGTTGCTTCGGTCATTCTGACCCTGTCCTTGATCCTATGCATGCTTAACATCTATCCCAATCGGGCCAGCATGAGTGAGCTTACACAAGCAGAACAGATGGGCATCCTCGGTTACGAGGCATATACCATCCTGGATCGACCTGATGAACTTGTGCCCGTTGCTCACATTGATCAGGCTGCCATCGACCAACTGAAGCAAACGACTCCACTTCCTGCGATTGTGAAGCAGGGTGCAGCGAGCGGACGCAACGTGATCATGCTCCAGATGGAATCGTTTCAGAACTTTCTGATTGGATTAGAGGTGGATGGACAGGAGATCACGCCCAACCTGAATGAATTGGCTAGACAGAGCCTGTATTTTCCGAACTTTTATCAGCAAGTGGGACAGGGAAATACATCCGATGCCGAATTCGTTGTGAATACTTCGTTCTACACCCCACCGAACGGGGCAGCAACGACTGTATACGCAGATAAGGCTCTGCCGAGTCTACCCAAGCTAATGGCGGCGAACGGATATCAGACAGCCACATTCCATACAAATGATGTCCGATTCTGGAATCGGGATCAGTTATACAAGGCACTTGGATTCGACCAGTATTATGATATTGATTATTTCGGCACACAGGATTCTATCGCCTTCTCGGCCTCGGATGAAGTGCTATATTCCAAAACACTGGATAAGCTGGAGTCCATGCAGTCTTCCGGTGATCCCTTCTATGCCCATATCATCTCCATGTCAGCCCACCACCCGTACACTTTGCCCGAAAACAAGGTGAAGCTGACGCTGCCTGAGCGTTACAAGGATACGTTGCCCGGCGATTATCTGATATCGCAGCACTATGCCGATCAGGCGATTGGACAGTTGATTGCTGGACTGAAGGAACGGGGATTATGGGAAAACAGCCTGCTCGTCCTGTATGGGGATCATCTGGGTCTCCCCATCTATTCACTGGATAAGCAAGACAGAGTCATCATGAAAGAGTTGTATGGTCGGGAGTACACATCAGCAGATATGATTAATATTCCGCTCATGATCTCGGCCCCTGGCGTAACCGCGGGTGTTCAGCTGGAACAGATCGGAGGTCAGGTGGACATTCTGCCAACGATTGCGGGACTCACCGGCGTATCATTGGAGGACCAATTACACTTCGGACAGGATTTGTTGCGTGAAGGCGGAAATCTTCTACCCGAACGATATTACCTTCCTTCCGGGTCGGTTCTAAACGATGCTTCTCTCTTCATACCCGCAAAAGGATACGGGGACGGAACGCATTATTCCCTAGCTGATGCGGGCAGACAGGATACCGGGCAAGAGCAGAAGGCTGTTCCTTCGGAAGAGACGCCGCAGATTTCGGCGGGCAAGGTACCTCCAGCAATCTTTACATCCAGTAACAATGAGGTTTCTTCTTCACGGTTTATAACCAAGGAACAGTATGATCGAGCATTGGATCTTGCACACTTGTCCAACAGTTATTTGAGCCAGCTTCCGGATCGAAAGACTACACAATAG
- a CDS encoding AbrB/MazE/SpoVT family DNA-binding domain-containing protein: MKRTGMKRSLDRLGRIVLPKEMRDTMEIHIGDPLEFFIEGKELILRKYKSTLCIFCGDVDTEMYFKEQFICRTCAIQLKHPDDSPDWFVPQNKQAPAPVERPASKSAPVSSPAREEGTTADNQEYPDLRPKTARMLQQMKEIVEQNPGLAQQQIAEKLGISQGRVSQLKKLL; the protein is encoded by the coding sequence ATGAAAAGAACCGGAATGAAGAGATCTCTGGACCGTCTTGGACGAATTGTCCTTCCCAAAGAAATGCGGGATACGATGGAAATCCATATCGGCGATCCGCTTGAGTTTTTCATTGAAGGGAAAGAGTTGATTTTGAGAAAGTACAAATCAACATTATGTATTTTTTGCGGTGATGTAGATACGGAAATGTATTTCAAAGAACAATTCATCTGCCGGACTTGTGCAATTCAATTAAAACACCCGGATGACTCTCCCGACTGGTTCGTACCTCAGAACAAACAGGCTCCTGCACCCGTGGAGCGTCCTGCTTCCAAATCCGCCCCTGTCTCATCTCCCGCTAGGGAAGAAGGGACCACAGCTGACAACCAAGAATATCCGGATTTGCGGCCGAAAACGGCACGCATGCTGCAACAAATGAAAGAAATTGTTGAACAGAATCCAGGTTTGGCTCAACAGCAAATTGCGGAAAAGCTTGGCATCAGCCAAGGACGCGTCTCTCAATTAAAAAAGTTACTATAA
- a CDS encoding GNAT family N-acetyltransferase, with the protein MEFTRITSINDPLFAQMHKLMQEIFPREEVLDFPLWAEPLEDPGIRVFVAVHEGQVVGATEYRYYEDWNVAMTDFTIIGREGLGIGSFLANHRKRDLQKLAAANGKELFGMFAEIYNPYLSQDHEFGGIKPMDPYVRREVLSHLGYQRLDFPYVHPSWQGDGEAVGGLDLCFMPSDESLGELPASLVADFLNRYYAVLPNKPQEWLAMVEQLTARKSVALLPL; encoded by the coding sequence ATGGAATTCACGCGTATTACATCCATTAACGATCCATTGTTTGCCCAAATGCACAAGCTGATGCAGGAGATCTTCCCAAGGGAAGAAGTGTTGGACTTCCCGCTCTGGGCAGAGCCATTGGAAGATCCAGGTATTCGGGTATTCGTGGCTGTGCACGAGGGACAAGTCGTTGGCGCGACAGAGTACCGTTACTACGAGGATTGGAATGTGGCGATGACGGACTTTACGATTATTGGGCGTGAAGGTCTGGGTATCGGCAGTTTCCTGGCGAATCACCGCAAGCGTGATCTGCAGAAGCTCGCGGCAGCCAACGGGAAGGAATTGTTCGGCATGTTTGCCGAAATCTATAACCCATATCTGAGTCAGGATCACGAATTTGGCGGGATCAAGCCGATGGACCCGTATGTACGCCGCGAAGTATTGTCGCATCTGGGATACCAGCGTCTGGATTTCCCGTACGTTCATCCATCCTGGCAAGGGGATGGGGAAGCGGTTGGCGGATTGGATCTGTGCTTTATGCCAAGCGATGAGTCCCTCGGTGAACTGCCAGCCAGTCTGGTGGCTGATTTCCTGAATCGGTATTATGCGGTGCTACCGAACAAACCACAGGAGTGGCTTGCCATGGTAGAGCAATTGACTGCTCGTAAGTCGGTTGCATTACTGCCGTTGTAA
- a CDS encoding Crp/Fnr family transcriptional regulator — protein MDKILYLSQFDLLSSLSEADLIEMDGMTSITTLPKDSQIQTPATFTEGFYFVKRGKVRLYTLSPEGKQFTLDMLTEGNVFGEMNGISLGTRAVYIETMEECDICLMNKPRFEQFLIGHPEFMMRLMNILSERIKRMSELTQTLALGNLHEKVIHNLFRLAEQMGCIEEEEFCKIQLALTHQEIAWMAGVTRESVTVAMQELARAGRIRTGFKSVSLHRDEIATLRKITAQL, from the coding sequence ATGGATAAAATTCTGTATTTATCACAATTCGACCTGCTGTCCTCCTTGTCCGAGGCCGACCTGATTGAAATGGATGGGATGACTTCTATCACGACCTTACCTAAAGACAGTCAGATCCAGACACCGGCTACATTTACGGAAGGTTTCTATTTTGTAAAACGGGGAAAGGTTCGTTTATATACATTGAGCCCGGAGGGCAAGCAGTTCACGCTTGATATGTTGACGGAAGGTAACGTGTTTGGAGAGATGAATGGAATCTCACTCGGAACACGTGCCGTTTATATCGAAACGATGGAGGAATGTGATATTTGCCTGATGAACAAACCGCGTTTTGAACAGTTTCTGATTGGGCATCCGGAATTTATGATGAGACTGATGAACATACTAAGTGAACGGATCAAGCGAATGAGCGAGTTGACACAGACGCTTGCACTCGGTAACCTGCACGAAAAGGTGATACATAATCTCTTCCGGCTGGCTGAACAGATGGGATGCATCGAAGAAGAGGAGTTCTGCAAGATTCAACTGGCACTTACCCATCAGGAGATTGCCTGGATGGCGGGAGTCACACGGGAATCGGTCACCGTCGCCATGCAAGAGTTAGCAAGAGCAGGCCGTATACGTACCGGATTCAAATCAGTCTCCCTTCATCGTGACGAAATCGCTACCCTTCGAAAAATCACTGCACAGTTGTAA